The Caballeronia sp. SL2Y3 genome includes a window with the following:
- the ispD gene encoding 2-C-methyl-D-erythritol 4-phosphate cytidylyltransferase has product MPKQYQTVAGRPMLGYTLAAFDACPEFSQTLVVLAPDDHHFDARRFAGLRFVVQRRGGASRQASVYNGLVALAEFGARDDDWVLVHDAARPGITPELIRKLVAELRDDPVGGILALPVADTLKRVAPTMPDAPAGGARIARTESRDGLWQAQTPQMFRLGMLREAIDRARRDGHDLTDEASAIEWLGHSPKLVQGSLRNFKVTYPEDFGLASAILSARA; this is encoded by the coding sequence ATGCCCAAGCAATACCAGACGGTCGCGGGACGGCCGATGCTCGGCTACACGCTCGCCGCATTCGACGCGTGCCCCGAATTCTCGCAGACACTCGTCGTCCTCGCACCGGACGATCATCACTTCGACGCGCGCCGCTTCGCCGGCCTGCGCTTCGTGGTGCAGCGCCGGGGCGGGGCGTCGCGGCAGGCGTCGGTCTATAACGGCCTCGTCGCGCTGGCGGAATTCGGCGCGCGCGACGACGACTGGGTGCTCGTGCACGACGCCGCGCGTCCCGGCATCACGCCCGAGCTGATTCGCAAGCTCGTCGCCGAATTGCGCGACGATCCCGTCGGCGGCATTCTCGCGCTGCCGGTCGCGGATACGTTAAAGCGCGTCGCACCGACCATGCCCGATGCGCCGGCAGGCGGCGCGCGCATCGCGCGGACCGAATCGCGCGACGGCTTATGGCAGGCGCAGACGCCGCAGATGTTCCGGCTCGGCATGTTGCGCGAAGCGATCGATCGTGCGCGCCGCGACGGCCACGATCTTACGGACGAAGCCAGCGCCATCGAATGGCTCGGCCACTCGCCGAAGCTCGTGCAGGGCAGCCTGCGCAACTTCAAGGTGACTTATCCGGAAGACTTCGGTCTCGCCAGCGCGATTCTTTCGGCGCGCGCCTGA
- the argE gene encoding acetylornithine deacetylase, with the protein MSQVADPAHRQQEAATSSSNPKSLPWISRLISFDTVSRNPNLGLIETVRDDLRKSGIEAVITTDPRGQWANLFATVPAHDGETNGGIVLSGHTDVVPVDGQDWASDPFKPEVRDGLLYGRGACDMKGFIGAALAMLPVMQSTKLAKPIHFALSYDEEIGCAGAPLMIEDLKKRGVRPDGCIVGEPTSMRPIIAHKGINAFRCCVRGAAAHSSLTPKGLNAIEYAARLICFIRDVADEFRAKGPFDELYDVPFTTAQTSTIKGGNALNTVPAECTFDFEFRNLPTMDPEAIFARIESYTRETLVPKMQKEHANGAIEFSKIASAPGLDATEQAAITQLVRALTGNQEKRKVAYGTEAGLFALAGVPSIVCGPGNIEQAHKANEYVSLEQLAACEAFLGKFIHSMSVDAQAR; encoded by the coding sequence ATGTCACAGGTCGCTGACCCGGCGCATCGGCAGCAAGAAGCCGCAACAAGCTCGAGCAACCCGAAATCCCTGCCGTGGATCTCACGGCTCATTTCCTTCGATACGGTAAGCCGCAATCCCAACCTCGGCCTCATCGAAACCGTCCGCGACGACTTGCGCAAATCGGGCATCGAAGCCGTCATCACGACCGATCCGCGCGGCCAGTGGGCGAATCTCTTCGCGACCGTGCCCGCGCACGACGGCGAGACCAACGGCGGCATCGTGTTGTCGGGCCATACGGACGTCGTGCCGGTCGACGGCCAGGACTGGGCAAGCGATCCGTTCAAGCCGGAAGTCCGCGACGGCCTGCTCTACGGCCGCGGCGCGTGCGACATGAAAGGCTTCATCGGCGCGGCGCTCGCGATGCTGCCCGTCATGCAGTCGACCAAGCTCGCGAAGCCCATCCACTTCGCGCTTTCGTATGACGAAGAAATCGGCTGCGCAGGCGCGCCGCTCATGATCGAGGACCTCAAGAAGCGCGGCGTGCGCCCCGACGGCTGCATCGTCGGCGAACCGACGTCCATGCGCCCGATCATCGCGCACAAGGGCATCAACGCGTTTCGCTGCTGCGTGCGCGGCGCGGCGGCGCATTCGTCGCTGACGCCGAAGGGTCTCAACGCCATCGAATATGCCGCGCGCCTGATCTGCTTCATCCGCGATGTCGCCGACGAATTCCGCGCGAAAGGCCCGTTCGACGAACTGTACGACGTGCCCTTCACCACCGCGCAGACGAGCACCATTAAGGGCGGCAACGCGCTCAACACCGTGCCCGCCGAATGCACGTTCGACTTCGAATTCCGCAATCTCCCGACGATGGACCCGGAAGCCATCTTCGCGCGCATCGAGTCGTACACGCGCGAGACGCTCGTGCCGAAGATGCAGAAAGAGCACGCGAACGGCGCCATCGAGTTCTCGAAGATCGCGTCCGCGCCGGGGCTCGATGCCACCGAGCAGGCCGCCATCACGCAACTCGTGCGCGCGCTCACCGGCAACCAGGAAAAGCGCAAGGTCGCCTACGGCACCGAGGCGGGACTCTTCGCGCTCGCAGGCGTGCCGAGCATCGTGTGCGGGCCGGGCAACATCGAGCAGGCGCACAAGGCGAACGAGTACGTGTCGCTCGAACAACTCGCCGCCTGCGAAGCGTTCCTCGGCAAATTCATTCACAGCATGTCGGTCGACGCGCAGGCGCGCTGA
- the ispF gene encoding 2-C-methyl-D-erythritol 2,4-cyclodiphosphate synthase, with translation MDFRIGQGYDVHQLVEGRELIIGGVTIPYERGLLGHSDADVLLHAITDALFGAAALGDIGRHFPDTATEFAGANSRVLLREAAKRVSEAGFAIANVDSTVIAQAPKLSPHIEAMRENIAADLDLPVDRVNVKAKTNEKLGYLGRKEGIEAQAAVLLRRTSIDH, from the coding sequence ATGGATTTCAGAATCGGACAAGGATACGACGTGCATCAGCTCGTCGAAGGGCGCGAGCTCATCATCGGCGGCGTGACGATTCCGTACGAACGCGGGCTGCTCGGCCATTCGGATGCCGACGTGCTGCTGCACGCGATCACCGACGCGCTGTTCGGCGCGGCGGCGCTCGGCGACATTGGCCGGCATTTTCCGGATACGGCCACCGAGTTCGCCGGCGCGAACAGCCGCGTGCTGCTGCGCGAGGCGGCCAAGCGCGTGTCGGAGGCGGGCTTCGCGATTGCGAATGTCGACAGCACCGTGATCGCGCAGGCGCCGAAGCTGAGTCCGCATATCGAGGCGATGCGCGAGAACATCGCCGCCGATCTCGACTTGCCGGTCGATCGCGTCAACGTGAAGGCGAAGACCAACGAGAAGCTCGGCTATCTCGGCCGCAAGGAAGGCATCGAAGCACAGGCGGCCGTGCTGTTGCGGCGCACGTCGATCGACCACTGA
- a CDS encoding carboxymuconolactone decarboxylase family protein: MEFLSSIKELVPDYAKDIRLNVDGTIARSSLEGNDAVGVALAAAYAAKATKLVSIIRNAGVLSPEETNAALTAAALMGMNNVWYPYLEMADNADLKTQPAGLRMNAYASHGGVDKRRFEMYALAASIIGKCHFCVKSHYENLVTEGMSTTQLRDVGRIAAVIGAVALTIEAEGK, encoded by the coding sequence ATGGAATTCCTGTCGTCGATCAAGGAGCTGGTTCCCGATTACGCGAAAGACATTCGCCTGAACGTCGACGGCACGATCGCCCGTTCGTCGCTGGAAGGCAATGACGCGGTGGGCGTCGCGCTCGCTGCGGCTTACGCGGCCAAGGCGACGAAGCTCGTGTCGATCATTCGCAATGCCGGCGTGCTCTCGCCCGAAGAGACGAACGCGGCGCTCACGGCGGCTGCGCTGATGGGCATGAACAACGTCTGGTATCCGTACCTGGAGATGGCCGACAACGCCGACCTGAAGACGCAGCCCGCCGGACTACGCATGAACGCCTACGCTTCGCATGGCGGAGTGGACAAGCGGCGCTTCGAGATGTATGCGCTTGCGGCGTCGATCATCGGCAAGTGCCATTTCTGCGTGAAGTCGCACTACGAGAATCTTGTGACCGAAGGCATGTCGACGACGCAACTGCGCGATGTCGGCCGCATCGCCGCCGTGATCGGCGCGGTGGCGCTCACGATCGAAGCCGAAGGGAAGTAA
- a CDS encoding peroxiredoxin has translation MKTVGDKVEAFTVTAAKPGFNNHEENGQSAFEEITEQSFPGKWKIIYFYPKDFTFVCPTEIVEFGKLAKDFEDRDAVLMGGSVDNEFVKLAWRREHKDLNKLNHYSFGDVKGELIDQLGVRDKEAGVALRATFIVDPDNVIQHVSVNNLNVGRNPEEVLRILDGLQTDELCPCNRAVGGATL, from the coding sequence ATGAAGACCGTTGGCGATAAAGTCGAAGCATTCACCGTCACCGCTGCAAAACCCGGCTTCAACAACCACGAGGAAAACGGCCAGTCCGCCTTCGAGGAAATCACCGAGCAGTCGTTTCCGGGCAAGTGGAAGATCATCTACTTCTATCCGAAGGACTTCACGTTCGTGTGCCCGACCGAAATTGTCGAGTTCGGCAAGCTCGCGAAGGACTTCGAAGACCGCGACGCCGTGCTGATGGGCGGCAGCGTCGACAACGAATTCGTCAAGCTCGCGTGGCGCCGCGAGCACAAGGACCTGAACAAGCTGAACCACTATTCGTTCGGCGACGTGAAGGGCGAGCTGATCGACCAGCTCGGCGTGCGCGATAAGGAAGCGGGCGTCGCGTTGCGCGCCACGTTCATCGTCGATCCGGACAACGTCATTCAGCACGTGTCGGTCAATAACCTGAACGTAGGCCGCAATCCGGAAGAAGTGCTACGTATTCTGGACGGCCTGCAAACCGACGAGCTGTGCCCGTGCAACCGCGCGGTCGGCGGCGCGACGCTCTGA
- the ompR gene encoding two-component system response regulator OmpR, producing the protein METKNPSKILVVDDDPRLRDLLRRYLGEQGFNVYVAENAPSMNKLWVRERFDLLVLDLMLPGEDGLSICRRLRGSNDRTPIIMLTAKGEDVDRIVGLEMGADDYLPKPFNPRELVARIHAVLRRQTPSELPGAPSETTEVFEFGEFALNLATRTLTKNGQEIPLTTGEFSVLKVFARHPRQPLSREKLMELARGREYEVFDRSLDVQISRLRKLIEPDPSSPRFIQTVWGLGYVFIPDGAA; encoded by the coding sequence ATGGAAACCAAAAATCCTTCGAAAATTCTGGTAGTCGATGACGATCCGCGCCTGCGCGATCTGCTTCGGCGTTATCTCGGCGAGCAGGGCTTCAACGTGTATGTCGCGGAAAACGCCCCGTCGATGAATAAGCTCTGGGTGCGCGAGCGTTTTGACCTGCTCGTGCTGGATCTCATGCTTCCGGGCGAAGACGGCCTTTCCATCTGCCGGCGTCTGCGCGGCAGCAACGACCGCACGCCCATCATCATGCTCACGGCAAAGGGCGAAGACGTGGACCGCATCGTTGGCCTGGAAATGGGCGCGGACGATTATCTGCCGAAGCCCTTCAATCCGCGTGAACTCGTCGCGCGCATTCATGCGGTGCTGCGGCGTCAGACGCCGTCGGAATTGCCCGGCGCGCCCTCCGAGACCACGGAAGTATTCGAGTTCGGCGAATTCGCGCTGAATCTCGCCACGCGCACGCTGACCAAGAACGGCCAGGAGATTCCGCTGACCACCGGCGAATTCTCGGTGCTCAAGGTGTTCGCGCGTCATCCGCGCCAGCCGCTGTCGCGCGAAAAGCTGATGGAACTCGCGCGCGGCCGTGAATACGAAGTGTTCGATCGCAGCCTCGACGTCCAGATTTCGCGTCTGCGCAAGCTGATCGAGCCGGATCCGAGCAGCCCGCGCTTCATTCAGACGGTGTGGGGTCTCGGCTACGTCTTCATTCCCGACGGCGCAGCTTAA
- a CDS encoding DUF1501 domain-containing protein encodes MNRREFLSIASVVAVQPVALCRASEARRPLTRALVLVDFNGGNDGLNTVIPIADPRYYALRPTLAISRDHALRIDERTGLHPSLRGLMSAWQAGECAIVQGVGYARPNRSHYRAQQIWHTASEADEYRRDAWLARVQAPQTAMVHPASTPFDTRSFTASCEAAAHVIAANRAQGGVALIRLTLDGFDTHQHQAARHAALLAQFADGIALLRAALLATDDWRSTLVMTRSEFGRSARENDTRGTDHGAAAPQFMLGGAVRGGLFGEAPRLDALDAEGGLTAAVDFRRLCATALDACWNANAADVLGRPFAPLPVVRA; translated from the coding sequence ATGAACAGACGTGAGTTCCTGTCGATCGCAAGCGTCGTCGCCGTGCAGCCGGTCGCGCTCTGCCGGGCATCCGAAGCGCGCCGCCCGTTGACGCGGGCGCTCGTTCTCGTCGACTTCAACGGCGGCAACGACGGACTCAACACGGTGATTCCTATCGCCGATCCGCGCTACTACGCGCTGCGGCCCACGCTCGCCATTTCGCGGGATCACGCGTTGCGCATCGACGAGCGCACCGGCCTGCATCCGTCGCTGCGTGGTCTGATGTCCGCGTGGCAGGCGGGCGAATGCGCCATCGTGCAGGGCGTCGGCTATGCGCGGCCGAACCGCTCGCACTATCGCGCGCAGCAGATCTGGCACACGGCATCCGAGGCGGACGAATATCGTCGCGACGCGTGGCTCGCGCGCGTGCAGGCGCCGCAAACCGCGATGGTTCATCCGGCAAGCACGCCATTCGATACGCGATCCTTCACCGCATCTTGCGAGGCGGCTGCGCACGTCATCGCGGCGAATCGCGCGCAGGGCGGCGTCGCGCTGATCAGACTCACGCTCGATGGCTTCGACACGCATCAGCATCAGGCGGCGCGACATGCGGCGCTGCTCGCGCAGTTTGCGGACGGGATTGCTTTGCTGCGGGCCGCGTTGCTCGCGACAGACGACTGGCGCAGCACGCTCGTGATGACTCGTTCGGAGTTCGGACGATCGGCGCGCGAGAACGACACACGCGGCACGGATCATGGCGCGGCCGCACCGCAGTTCATGCTGGGCGGCGCGGTGCGCGGCGGTCTCTTCGGCGAAGCGCCGCGACTCGACGCACTGGACGCGGAGGGCGGGCTCACGGCCGCCGTCGACTTCAGGCGGCTTTGCGCCACGGCGCTCGATGCATGCTGGAACGCGAACGCCGCCGATGTTCTTGGGCGGCCGTTCGCGCCGTTGCCGGTCGTGCGCGCGTGA
- the mfd gene encoding transcription-repair coupling factor yields the protein MSSKAVNAQSTSPIALVKAGQRFVFDGASGSADALAIARYLAAHREAVPLLTVVCASAVDAQRLAAELPYFAPDARVRLLPDWETLPYDTFSPHQDLVSERLATLHDLGEGRCDILIVPATTALYRMPPASFLAAYTFSFTQGERLDEAKLKAQLTLAGYEHVSQVVRPGEYCVRGSLIDLYPMGSPLPYRIDLFDDQVDSIRAFDPDTQRSLYPVRDVRLLPGREFPFDEAARTAFRSRWREVFEGDPSRSQIYKDIGNGVPSAGIEYYLPLFFDETATLFHYLPQGSQLAFIGDLDAAIKRFTHDTKQRYEFLSHDRERPLLEPRRLFLTDDDFFTFAKPFAQLKFPPTPEGGWAVPLPGLAIDRHADEPLLALRHYLEQTPNRVMLVAESAGRRETIQQLLADNGLRGELHDAFQEWLTSDAKFTLGIAPLANGFALPVEQLAIITETELYGPLARRAGRRRQEQASNVDSMVRDLAELKVGDPVVHAQHGIGRYMGLVSMDLGEGETEFLHLEYQNESKLYVPVAQLHVISRYSGADPESAPLHTLGSGQWEKAKRKAAQQIRDTAAELLNLYARRAAREGFAFKLDPRDYTKFAESFGFEETPDQAAAIASVIADMTSGKPMDRLVCGDVGFGKTEVALRAAFIAVMAGKQVAILSPTTLLAEQHTQTFTDRFADWPVRIAELSRFKSTKEVSQSVQQINEGSVDIVIGTHKLLSSDVKFKRLGLVIIDEEHRFGVRQKEALKALRAEVDVLTLTATPIPRTLGMALEGLRDFSVIATAPQKRLAIKTFVRREEDGVIREAMLRELKRGGQVYFLHNEVETIDNRRAMLEALVPEARIAVAHGQMHERELERVMRDFVGQRANVLLCTTIIETGIDVPSANTIIMHRADKFGLAQLHQLRGRVGRSHHQAYAYLLVHDPQSLTKQAQRRLEAIQQMEELGSGFYLAMHDLEIRGTGEVLGDKQSGEIHEIGFQLYTDMLNDAVRALKDGREPDLNAPLAATTEINLHAPAILPADYCGDVQERLSLYKRLANCESSDAIDGILEELVDRFGKLPPQAHALVETHRLRLAAKPLGISKIDAAELSIALQFVPNPPVDAMKIIEMVQKNKHIKLAGQDKLRIETRSPDLAVRIATVKETLRALGGPVRKAVAAR from the coding sequence ATGTCTTCGAAAGCCGTCAACGCGCAGTCCACTTCCCCCATCGCGCTCGTCAAGGCAGGTCAGCGTTTCGTCTTCGACGGCGCTTCCGGCTCCGCCGATGCGCTCGCCATCGCGCGATACCTCGCGGCGCATCGCGAGGCGGTGCCGCTTCTGACGGTGGTTTGCGCGAGCGCCGTCGACGCGCAGCGCCTCGCGGCCGAGTTGCCCTACTTCGCGCCGGACGCCCGCGTGCGCCTCTTGCCCGACTGGGAAACGCTGCCCTACGACACGTTCTCGCCGCATCAGGACCTCGTCTCCGAGCGGCTCGCGACGCTGCACGATCTCGGCGAAGGACGCTGCGACATTCTCATCGTGCCGGCGACGACGGCGCTGTATCGCATGCCGCCCGCGTCCTTTCTCGCGGCCTACACGTTCTCCTTCACGCAAGGCGAGCGTCTCGACGAAGCCAAGCTCAAGGCGCAATTGACGCTCGCGGGCTACGAGCACGTGAGCCAGGTCGTGCGGCCGGGCGAATACTGCGTGCGCGGCTCGCTGATCGACCTGTATCCGATGGGCTCGCCGCTGCCGTATCGCATCGACCTGTTCGACGATCAGGTGGATTCGATTCGCGCGTTCGATCCCGACACGCAGCGCAGTCTCTATCCGGTGCGCGACGTGCGCCTCTTGCCGGGCCGCGAGTTTCCGTTCGACGAAGCCGCGCGCACCGCCTTTCGCAGCCGCTGGCGCGAAGTGTTCGAGGGCGATCCGAGCCGCTCGCAGATCTATAAGGACATCGGCAACGGCGTGCCGTCGGCGGGCATCGAATACTATCTGCCGCTCTTCTTCGATGAAACCGCGACGCTCTTTCACTACTTGCCGCAAGGCTCGCAGCTCGCGTTCATCGGCGATCTCGACGCCGCGATAAAGCGCTTCACGCACGACACGAAGCAGCGCTACGAATTCCTCTCGCATGACCGCGAGCGTCCGCTGCTGGAGCCGCGCCGACTCTTTCTCACGGACGACGACTTCTTCACGTTCGCCAAACCGTTCGCCCAACTGAAGTTTCCGCCGACGCCCGAAGGCGGCTGGGCCGTGCCGCTACCGGGCCTTGCCATCGACCGTCACGCGGACGAGCCGCTGCTCGCGCTGCGTCACTATCTGGAGCAGACGCCGAACCGCGTGATGCTCGTCGCGGAATCGGCGGGCCGGCGCGAGACCATTCAGCAATTGCTCGCGGACAACGGCTTGCGCGGCGAGTTGCACGACGCGTTCCAGGAATGGCTCACGAGCGACGCGAAGTTCACGCTCGGCATCGCGCCGCTCGCGAACGGCTTCGCGCTGCCCGTCGAGCAACTCGCGATCATCACGGAGACCGAACTGTACGGGCCGCTTGCGCGCCGCGCCGGGCGGCGGCGTCAGGAACAGGCGAGCAACGTCGATTCGATGGTGCGCGACCTCGCCGAACTGAAAGTCGGCGACCCGGTCGTGCACGCGCAGCATGGCATCGGCCGATACATGGGCCTCGTGTCGATGGACCTCGGCGAAGGCGAGACCGAGTTTCTGCACCTCGAATACCAGAACGAATCGAAGCTGTACGTGCCGGTCGCGCAGTTGCATGTGATTTCGCGCTACAGCGGCGCGGACCCGGAAAGTGCGCCGCTTCACACGCTAGGCTCCGGCCAGTGGGAGAAAGCGAAGCGCAAGGCCGCGCAGCAGATTCGCGATACCGCCGCCGAGTTGCTGAACCTGTACGCCCGCCGCGCCGCGCGCGAAGGCTTTGCGTTCAAGCTCGATCCGCGCGACTACACCAAGTTCGCGGAGAGCTTCGGCTTCGAGGAAACGCCGGATCAGGCGGCGGCGATAGCATCGGTGATCGCGGACATGACGAGCGGCAAGCCGATGGACCGCCTCGTGTGCGGCGACGTCGGCTTCGGCAAGACGGAAGTCGCGCTGCGCGCCGCGTTCATCGCGGTGATGGCGGGCAAGCAGGTGGCGATTCTTTCCCCGACGACGCTGCTCGCCGAACAGCACACGCAGACCTTCACGGACCGCTTCGCGGACTGGCCGGTGCGCATCGCGGAGTTGTCGCGCTTCAAAAGCACGAAGGAAGTATCGCAGTCGGTGCAGCAGATCAACGAAGGCTCGGTCGATATCGTGATCGGCACGCACAAGCTCTTATCGAGCGATGTGAAGTTCAAGCGGCTCGGGCTCGTCATCATCGACGAGGAACACCGCTTCGGCGTGCGGCAGAAAGAGGCGCTCAAGGCGCTGCGCGCCGAGGTCGACGTGCTCACGCTGACGGCGACGCCGATTCCGCGGACGCTCGGCATGGCGCTCGAAGGCCTGCGCGATTTCTCGGTTATTGCGACCGCGCCGCAAAAGCGTCTCGCGATCAAGACCTTCGTGCGCCGCGAGGAAGACGGCGTGATTCGCGAGGCGATGTTGCGCGAACTCAAGCGCGGCGGTCAGGTGTACTTCCTGCACAACGAAGTGGAGACGATCGACAACCGCCGCGCGATGCTGGAGGCGCTCGTGCCCGAAGCGCGCATCGCGGTTGCGCACGGGCAGATGCACGAGCGCGAGCTCGAACGCGTGATGCGCGATTTCGTCGGCCAGCGTGCAAACGTGCTGCTGTGTACGACGATCATCGAAACGGGCATCGACGTGCCGAGCGCGAACACGATCATCATGCATCGCGCGGACAAGTTCGGGCTTGCGCAGTTGCATCAGTTGCGCGGGCGCGTCGGGCGCTCGCATCATCAGGCGTACGCGTATTTGCTCGTGCATGATCCGCAGTCGCTGACGAAGCAGGCGCAGCGCCGGCTCGAAGCCATTCAGCAGATGGAGGAACTCGGCTCCGGCTTCTATCTCGCGATGCACGACCTCGAAATTCGCGGTACCGGCGAAGTGCTCGGCGACAAGCAATCTGGCGAGATTCACGAGATCGGCTTCCAGCTTTACACCGACATGCTCAACGACGCGGTGCGCGCGCTGAAGGACGGCCGTGAGCCGGACCTCAACGCGCCGCTCGCCGCGACGACCGAGATCAATCTGCACGCGCCGGCCATTTTGCCCGCCGATTACTGCGGCGACGTGCAGGAGCGTCTGTCGCTCTACAAGCGGCTTGCGAACTGCGAATCGAGCGATGCGATCGACGGCATTCTCGAAGAACTCGTCGACCGCTTCGGCAAGCTGCCGCCGCAGGCGCATGCGCTTGTGGAGACGCATCGGCTGCGATTGGCCGCGAAGCCACTCGGCATTTCCAAGATCGACGCGGCCGAGCTTTCCATCGCGTTGCAGTTCGTGCCGAATCCGCCCGTCGATGCGATGAAGATCATCGAGATGGTGCAGAAGAACAAGCACATCAAGCTCGCGGGGCAGGATAAGTTGCGGATCGAGACGCGTAGTCCGGATTTGGCTGTGCGGATTGCTACGGTGAAGGAGACGTTGCGGGCGCTTGGCGGGCCGGTGAGGAAGGCGGTTGCGGCTCGGTGA
- a CDS encoding ATP-binding protein → MRIDRRLLALAFGGLFWRTFALIALLIAVSLTAWFQSFRVIEREPRAQRVALQLVAVVKLTRTALLYSDPDLRRALLQDLESNEGVRVYPRETTDKYKLQPDESLNRLIERDVRGRLGNDTIIAQSVNDIPGVWISFKIDDDDYWVALDRDQLDTVTGLQWAGWGVFALALSLFGAAFITSLVNRPFARLALAARKVGSGQSPEPLPERGMGVAAETNRSFNQMVQDLEQLEADRALMLAGISHDLRTPLARLRLETEMSPSDEATKLAMIDDIEQMDMIIGRFLDYARPMQRMPEAVDLSMIASELAARFQADEGVVMRTDLAPGAVIEGDPTDARRVVGNLLENARKYGRSERDDIARITLQTRVAHGRVELSVMDEGLGIPDDQVALITRPFYRVDAARTQANCTGLGMAIVQRLVTRQRGALRLRNRTPLPGFEVTIDFPQMKGARFDGPRD, encoded by the coding sequence ATGCGCATCGACAGGCGGCTACTGGCGCTTGCGTTCGGCGGCCTGTTCTGGCGAACCTTCGCGCTGATCGCGCTGCTCATCGCGGTCAGCCTCACCGCCTGGTTTCAGAGCTTTCGCGTGATCGAACGCGAGCCGCGCGCGCAGCGCGTGGCGCTTCAGCTCGTCGCCGTCGTGAAGCTCACGCGCACCGCCCTTCTCTATTCCGATCCCGATCTGCGCCGCGCGCTGCTGCAGGACCTGGAAAGCAACGAAGGCGTGCGCGTGTATCCGCGCGAGACCACGGACAAATACAAGCTCCAGCCGGACGAATCGCTCAACCGCCTGATCGAGCGCGACGTGCGCGGGCGGCTCGGCAACGATACGATCATCGCGCAGTCGGTCAACGACATTCCGGGCGTCTGGATCAGCTTCAAGATCGACGATGACGACTACTGGGTGGCGCTCGACCGCGATCAACTCGACACCGTGACGGGCCTGCAATGGGCCGGCTGGGGCGTGTTCGCGCTCGCGCTGTCGCTCTTCGGCGCGGCCTTCATCACGAGTCTCGTGAACCGGCCGTTCGCGCGGCTCGCGCTCGCGGCGCGCAAGGTCGGCTCCGGACAGTCGCCGGAACCGTTGCCGGAACGCGGCATGGGCGTCGCCGCCGAAACTAACCGCAGCTTCAACCAGATGGTGCAGGACCTCGAACAACTCGAAGCGGACCGCGCGCTGATGCTCGCCGGCATCTCGCACGATCTGCGCACCCCGCTCGCCCGCCTGCGGCTCGAAACGGAAATGAGTCCGTCGGACGAAGCCACCAAGCTCGCGATGATCGACGACATCGAGCAGATGGACATGATCATCGGCCGCTTTCTGGACTACGCGCGGCCGATGCAGCGCATGCCCGAAGCCGTCGATCTCTCGATGATCGCCAGCGAACTCGCCGCGCGCTTCCAGGCGGATGAAGGCGTCGTGATGCGCACGGACCTCGCGCCGGGCGCGGTCATCGAAGGCGATCCGACGGATGCGCGGCGCGTCGTCGGCAATCTGCTCGAAAACGCCCGCAAGTATGGCCGCAGCGAACGCGACGATATCGCCCGCATCACGCTGCAAACGCGCGTGGCTCACGGGCGCGTCGAGCTGTCCGTGATGGACGAAGGCCTCGGCATCCCCGACGATCAGGTGGCGCTCATCACGCGGCCCTTCTATCGCGTGGATGCGGCGCGCACGCAGGCCAACTGCACGGGCCTCGGCATGGCGATCGTGCAGCGGCTCGTCACGCGGCAGCGCGGCGCGCTCAGGCTGCGCAATCGCACGCCGCTGCCCGGCTTCGAAGTGACCATCGACTTCCCGCAGATGAAGGGCGCGCGCTTCGACGGCCCGCGCGACTAG